One region of Plasmodium vivax chromosome 7, whole genome shotgun sequence genomic DNA includes:
- a CDS encoding hypothetical protein, conserved (encoded by transcript PVX_098660A; Apicoplast targeted protein. Curated by Stuart Ralph, Walter and Eliza Hall Institute of Medical Research, Australia.), translating into MGVKLALLMSLLLIRGGTEIGVLVSKLSGGKNGRLLLNVTNHKCEKCKKGFYNFSRDNKICLPCPLGTFTHAEGSIVCTNCPGGSTTKSTGSESSRACVCSKGFKVDTTDGRCAKCSALESCDDGENVWSFKNMCTKERGEEYVELCRNVRTDQVYSFQISCFKKDVCLNHKEGKTCLEGNKLIQCKICDENFRYDFVTPVKRPCVLCSFTTYVVSLYFIALGFFLSLLIFTCVGRERESEMKIIRLVVKYTQFMSLLRYVNSNYSHFLLDALHFFTVGVPLNEVLDCIFARGTNGERIEKKVDFLLFLPLLFLVFSLFGTIALRLLRRNNKSKAEESGKYFAQLFILYHEYLYLEIIRLCVFFYFCNYDEERRGDFLIVDDSLECKKMRTKYFVKIWIIVLYNTLVNYFDYFLFFLKKYIPRLDALCVLKAKVSTLSPPDDIFLLLFLFFFHKRFFSNVKASLTVNHKNGIYNNNVHTFQFVVIAVSFSLYTLVTFLCVYRCDDCAGGVVLEELEKRRNVGHIVGASPVYEEEEGTKREAKKKEVAREKSDNNEGEAEEVELKSGEMGVPHGEAREKGEEEEKEAGEDAGEEEHKRGTPSGGDKQGHPATPSCFIQVVNLLSKLVKKRRTEKFFFYFSMFVHVTISLSYYTFLSYVHARQFLGVLTTISVLCNGLIYATIFLLLIKLGKGNNLKKGNKKWFRISSIRRRIGKAKWVAIWRRRKASGTEKEQTNSKHVVIFQNRNNKMEEKYHLKNEKRSIILINNILKNSKSFQVHFGEVARKSESDSSVKNGESNKFIRRYKLLNISKKWVTFLQNVVGLSDEPEKCLSMLISLTLEEEFPSLDLDACLEVVKKNYFAPMENVTTILKNFLKYTNKFLAILGRRRKGEKKTSNGGGSKCTFGRLTDCDESAIVFAWGLGILSFGNLQDVNYNLSPVLFHVSNVLAKCRYMKYIIDYYFRYMPYWGILPFGGLGNYYLPCETTTGGALPICDSINNLYVCQEGESNFNGGGPGGVDNQTVVSEALGEDRHTDVYINGKREHLNVDAANQQACLGPRFTRTGKMESYSGELAISLSGCTHRRKTQSGLSNRRRGTPGRRDNQAGDGLPLEFDFNRIYAKELCRIYIHCLLADVSEIYKGIHYTQTCEKYLCSGVLNLWGEHHKSRSNMYMRRYYEHLERWAGLEENNAGGASSRGEVKQGGMDPTEAFFNIEDYISSRVIEIDFYGQFEHLKRDTKDYLMSLVKEGDALHVKELTNFSEVPRDRLHEMERKEKEEKEKEKKRKRKNEQFCKVFCSALPVCIEKRCWEFLDKSELKQIEEEKRQRRNFTISCENMGEEYFNAHVLKNYEEKVTYFRIDCYGGVISVGGEFVNRKGEFPRVGKKEKGRKKTATDGDKKGETNFTEEKDDNFLTEEGVHILNTNMHNYVNYERVEGSKMEIFTHNSYEGDVGITGDLKGMNFRDRNALVVLTPPVVIPKECTIEVWLFIGSREGATNGWEKSFLFCDVEGNSPFVISRRGNKIEDIEIHISDKRRLSSYFRQLHSEGRREPMDGEKATEKGNHWSVYIKCEKTPKWNKINSIVKQNQWNLLNITKCASGLIYYLNGKYMNSVSHEVLNLEKQFQMSVFGNSCFGNNNIGLCSSFKIFEFLKKEEIKRRYEIVKKVKGREMVGDNLCMEIKDQVIEGIDVRDKCMQVLEFFMYFAQSQRGKTRVVAFTNDSNYRVRMYQLRLGSKYTRGTAPGGGGGPGESGPVKNPPSAHFHERNGEELHSKGNKLGLTNLPNGEEEGRENLHRRCEKIIHIDDKEEYGYNVYFKKVSRREDAPKIYGINIFSDLLCYACDLSKFYNLILDPPLSLYNELVKPFGYTLCLWVFLPIEENVSFSSLVSGEKDAHISVFSDRLLIGCVENYKRGKKQGQTFYHSSGFSVKNVKRGWYYLTVVGTLKGQFYFINGCFKGHHNFCSFDDVKYVGNSSLFINPFPYICFFKMVTKPLSVTEIMCEYACPAYDKLAVSPGSSYWYLLFANLFGRTAPNDGSVDSLSDKSTSSTGSDKGRYVHFEITDFFDVHVYPYRERKYYPFALSVTSMENRKLFLFNKKKEQINNLTVHLNVSIVLPSCWAIFAVINLAYVNKSAYHCLVGGQNGDSHVAIKGSNLALGVLTHLGEDFLQKGEIPDEVTTGERANHLARGSSSNDKKEAASRGTKEMGNTAHSQTDSNMCYQNYQHFHSSGYHLQKELNEEILLTTICRKNEQTFFINSHEVGVSKSCLSPICCIGNCRSVSGEFLSPFGFYKFVRVVFGDVTDEQVAQFHRSLPC; encoded by the exons ATGGGCGTAAAACTCGCCTTATTAATGAGCCTCCTGCTTATAAGGGGGGGCACAGAAATAGGTGTGCTCGTCAGTAAGCTAAGTGGAGGCAAGAATGGAAGACTTCTTCTGAATGTTACG AATCACAAATGCGAGAAGTGCAAAAAGGGGTTTTACAACTTTTCTAGGGACAACAAAATATGCCTACCCTGTCCCCTTGGCACGTTCACCCACGCGGAGGGGTCCATTGTGTGCACAAATTGTCCAGGCGGGTCta CCACGAAAAGCACGGGGTCGGAATCATCTCGCGCCTGTGTCTGCAGCAAAG GCTTCAAGGTAGACACCACCGACGGCAGGTGTGCAAAATGCAGTGCCCTCGAATCATGTGACGACGGCGAAAATGTGTGGtcgtttaaaaatatgtgcacGAAAGAAAGGGGCGAAGAGTACGTAGAGCTGTGTAGAAACGTGCGAACCGATCAAGTGTACAGTTTTCAAATTTcctgttttaaaaaagacgTTTGTTTGAATCACAAGGAGGGGAAGACCTGCCTGGAGGGGAATAAACTTATCCAGTGCAAAATT TGTGATGAAAATTTCAGATACGATTTCGTAACCCCAGTGAAGCGTCCCTGCGTGCTTTGTAGTTTTACAACGTACGTAGTTTCGCTGTACTTCATCGCCCTGGGCTTTTTCCTAAGCCTTTTAATATTCACCTGTGTAggaagagaaagagaaagcGAAATGAAGATAATCAGACTGGTTGTTAAATATACGCAGTTTATGTCTCTCCTCAG GTACGTGAACTCCAATTATAGTCACTTCCTTTTAGACGCGCTGCACTTCTTCACGGTTGGAGTTCCGCTGAATGAAGTCCTCGACTGTATATTCGCG AGGGGTACAAACGGAGAAAGGATTGAAAAGAAGGTTGATTTTTTGCTATTCTTGCCTCTGCTCTTTTTAGtattctccctttttggaaCAATTGCCCTTCGCCTGTTAAGAA GAAACAACAAGAGCAAAGCAGAAGAGAGTGGCAAGTATTTTGCgcagcttttcattttataccATGAATATCTGTACTTGGAAATAATACGgctatgtgtttttttttatttttgtaattatgaTGAAGAGAGGAGAGGCGACTTTTTGATAGTGGACGATTCTTTagagtgcaaaaaaatgaggacaaaatattttgtaaaaatatggaTAATCGTGCTGTACAATACGTTGGTTAATTATTTCGactactttttattttttctgaagAAGTATATTCCCAGATTAGACGCCTTATGTGTGTTAAAGGCAAAGGTAAGTACGCTTAGCCCTCCGGATGACATTTTCTTGCtgctctttttgtttttttttcacaagcGATTTTTTAGCAACGTGAAGGCATCTCTAACTGTTAATCATAAGAATggtatatataacaataatgTGCACACGTTTCAGTTTGTCGTCATTGCGGTTTCGTTTTCTCTCTACACGTtagttacatttttatgcgtCTACCGATGTGACGACTGCGCGGGGGGAGTGGTATTAGAAGAACTGGAAAAGAGGCGAAATGTGGGGCATATTGTGGGGGCGTCCCCAGTttatgaggaagaagaggggacAAAAAGagaggccaaaaaaaaggaggtggcCAGGGAGAAGAGTGATAACaatgagggagaagcagaagaggtGGAGCTAAAAAGTGGAGAAATGGGTGTGCCACATGGTGAGGCGCGGGAGAAaggcgaagaggaggaaaaagaagcaggagaagatgcgggggaagaagagcACAAACGGGGAACTCCATCAGGGGGTGACAAACAAGGCCACCCCGCCACCCCGTCCTGTTTTATTCAAGTGGTAAACCTGTTGTCCAAATTGGTTAAAAAACGCAGAACTGAGAAGTTCTTTTTCTACTTTTCCATGTTTGTGCATGTCACCATTTCGCTCTCCTACTACACCTTCTTAAGCTACGTGCATGCAAGACAATTCCTGGGGGTGCTGACAACCATTTCGGTGCTATGCAATGGGTTGATTTATGCCACGATTTTCTTGCTGCTCATAAAATTGGGCAAAGGGAATAACCTGAAGAAgggcaataaaaaatggttCAGAATTAGCAGCATCAGAAGGAGGATAGGAAAGGCGAAGTGGGTGGCCAtatggagaagaagaaaagcaaGCGGAACAGAAAAGGAGCAAACAAACAGCAAACATGTGGTAATTTTCCAAAACagaaataacaaaatggaggagaaataccatttgaaaaatgaaaaaaggagcatCATACTGATAAATAACATCCTGAAGAACAGCAAAAGTTTTCAAGTGCACTTTGGTGAAGTAGCTCGCAAGTCAGAAAGTGACAGCTCTGTTAAAAACGGGGAAAGTAATAAATTTATCAGAAGGTACAAATTACTAAACATATCAAAAAAGTGGGTAacatttcttcaaaatgttgtGGGTCTATCCGATGAACCGGAGAAGTGCTTGTCTATGCTGATCAGCTTAACGCTAGAGGAGGAGTTCCCCAGCCTCGATTTAGACGCCTGTTTGGAGGTAGTAAAGAAGAATTATTTCGCCCCAATGGAGAATGTGAcaaccattttgaaaaactttCTCAAATATACGAACAAATTTTTAGCCATTCTGGGGAGGaggcgaaaaggagaaaagaaaacttcGAACGGGGGTGGAAGCAAATGCACATTCGGACGCCTAACCGACTGCGACGAGTCGGCAATCGTCTTCGCGTGGGGGTTGGGCATTCTCAGCTTCGGAAACCTGCAAGACGTAAACTACAACCTGTCGCCTGTCCTATTCCACGTTTCAAATGTGCTAGCCAAATGTAGATATATGAAGTACATAATCGATTACTATTTTAGGTATATGCCCTATTGGGGGattctcccttttgggggctTGGGAAATTACTACCTCCCCTGTGAAACGACCAcggggggggcactccccATCTGTGACAGTATTAATAACTTGTATGTGTGCcaagaaggggaaagcaaTTTTAATGGGGGTGGCCCTGGAGGGGTGGACAACCAAACTGTAGTTTCCGAAGCGTTAGGCGAGGATAGACACACagatgtatatataaatgggAAGAGAGAGCATCTCAATGTAGATGCGGCAAATCAGCAAGCGTGTTTAGGTCCACGATTTACCCGTACTGGGAAGATGGAGAGCTACTCGGGGGAGCTAGCCATTTCGCTATCGGGGTGTACCCATAGGAGAAAAACTCAATCTGGTTTAAGCAACAGGAGAAGAG GCACCCCGGGAAGGAGAGACAATCAGGCGGGGGACGGACTCCCCCTCGAATTTGACTTTAACCGCATATACGCTAAGGAACTTTGCAGAATTTACATACACTGCTTATTAGCAGATGTGAGTGAGATATACAAAGGTATACACTACACACAGACGTGCGAAAAGTACCTGTGCAGTGGGGTTTTAAATCTATGGGGGGAGCACCACAAGAGTAGGAGCAACATGTATATGAGGCGGTATTACGAACATTTGGAGAGGTGGGCAGGACTTGAGGAGAACAACGCGGGGGGTGCATCCTCACGAGGGGAAGTCAAACAGGGGGGTATGGACCCAACGGAAGCATTTTTCAACATAGAAGATTACATAAGCAGTAGGGTTATAGAAATAGACTTCTATGGACAATTTGAGCACCTAAAGCGTGACACGAAGGATTATTTAATGAGCCTGGTTAAAGAGGGGGACGCTTTGCATGTGAAGGAGTTAACAAACTTTTCGGAGGTGCCTCGAGATAGATTGCACGAAATggagagaaaagaaaaggaagaaaaggaaaaagaaaaaaaaagaaaacgaaaaaatgaacaattttgcaaagttTTTTGTAGCGCTTTGCCAGTGTGCATAGAAAAACGCTGTTGGGAATTTCTAGACAAAAGTGAACTGAAACAGattgaagaggaaaaaaggcaaagaagGAATTTCACAATTTCGTGTGAAAACATGGGGGAGGAATATTTTAATGCACATgtattgaaaaattatgaagaaaaagtgaCCTATTTTAGGATTGACTGCTACGGAGGGGTCATATCCGTTGGGGGAGAATTTGTGAACAGGAAAGGGGAGTTCCCACGtgtaggaaaaaaggagaagggacGGAAAAAGACAGCTACAGATGGGgataaaaagggagaaacaaattttaCGGAAGAGAAAGAcgacaattttttaaccGAAGAGGGTGTCCATATATTGAACACGAACATGCACAACTATGTAAATTACGAACGTGTGGAGGgttccaaaatggaaatatttACCCACAACAGTTACGAGGGCGACGTAGGAATTACAGGAGATTTGAAGGGAATGAATTTTCGTGATAGAAATGCATTAGTGGTCCTAACCCCCCCAGTGGTTATCCCGAAGGAGTGCACCATAGAGGTGTGGCTATTTATCGGTTCAAGAGAGGGAGCCACAAATGGATGGGAAAAgagcttcctcttttgtgaCGTGGAAGGAAATTCCCCATTCGTCATTTcgagaaggggaaacaaaattgaggaTATAGAAATACACATCAGTGATAAGCGCAGGTTAAGCAGTTACTTTAGGCAACTGCACAGTGAGGGGAGGAGAGAACCCATGGACGGGGAGAAGGCTACCGAAAAGGGAAACCACTGGAGCGTTTACATAAAATGTGAGAAGACGCCCaaatggaataaaataaattccaTAGTGAAGCAAAATCAGTGGAATTTActaaatataacaaaatgcGCTAGCGGATTGATTTACTACCTGAATGGAAAGTACATGAACAGCGTCTCACACGAAGTGCTAAATTTAGAGAAACAATTTCAGATGAGCGTATTTGGAAATTCCTGCTTTGGAAATAATAACATAGGATTATGCTCATCTTTTAAAATCTtcgagtttttaaaaaaggaagagataAAGAGGAGATACGAAATTGTGAAGAAAGTCAAAGGGAGAGAAATGGTTGGAGACAACCTCTGCATGGAGATAAAAGACCAAGTAATAGAAGGCATAGATGTGAGGGACAAATGCATGCAGGTGTTGGAATTTTTCATGTACTTTGCGCAatcgcaaagggggaagacgaGGGTCGTTGCCTTCACCAATGACTCGAATTACAGAGTGAGAATGTATCAGCTACGCTTGGGTTCGAAGTACACGCGTGGTACtgctccaggggggggaggcggtccTGGAGAAAGCGGTCCTGTGAAAAACCCCCCAAGTGCGCACTTCCACGAAAGGAACGGGGAAGAGTTACACAGCAAAGGGAACAAATTAGGGTTGACAAATCTACcaaatggagaagaagagggacGGGAAAACCTCCACAGGAGATGCGAAAAGATAATCCACATCGATGATAAGGAAGAGTATGGCTACAATGTGTACTTCAAAAAAGTGAGCAGAAGGGAAGACGCTCCGAAGATTTAcggaataaatattttttctgacCTCCTCTGCTATGCATGCGATTTGTCCAAATTTTACAACCTAATTTTGGACCCTCCTTTATCCCTATATAACGAATTAGTAAAACCGTTCGGGTATACGCTATGCCTTTGGGTGTTCCTACCCATAGAAGaaaatgtttctttttcttcgctAGTTAGTGGAGAAAAGGATGCACATATAAGCGTCTTTAGCGATAGGCTACTTATCGGTTGTGTTGAGAattacaaaagggggaagaagcagggCCAAACCTTTTACCACTCTTCTGGATTCAGCGTCAAGAATGTGAAGAGGGGGTGGTACTACCTAACAGTCGTTGGAACTTTAAAGGGgcaattttactttataaatGGCTGCTTTAAAGGACATCATAATTTTTGCTCCTTTGATGATGTGAAATATGTAGGAAATAGTAGCTTGTTTATTAACCCATTTccttatatttgttttttcaaaatggtgacGAAGCCTTTATCTGTCACTGAAATTATGTGTGAATATGCATGCCCTGCGTATGATAAGTTGGCTGTTTCTCCCGGTTCTTCTTATTGGTACCTACTTTTTGCGAACCTGTTTGGAAGAACAGCCCCAAATGATGGCAGCGTAGATTCTTTGAGTGATAAATCTACGTCTTCCACTGGTTCAGACAAGGGGAGGTATGTCCACTTTGAAATTACAGATTTTTTTGATGTGCACGTTTATCCATACCGAGAGAGGAAATATTACCCCTTCGCGTTATCCGTCACGTCTATGGAGAACAGAaagttatttctttttaacaaaaaaaaggagcaaattaataatttgaCTGTACACCTGAACGTTAGCATAGTGCTGCCTTCATGTTGGGCAATTTTCGCTGTCATCAATTTGGCGTATGTGAATAAATCTGCCTATCACTGTTTGGtgggggggcaaaatggagatTCTCATGTTGCCATTAAAGGATCAAATTTAGCCTTAGGAGTTTTAACGCACTTGGGGGAGGACTTcctgcagaagggggagataCCTGATGAGGTCACAACTGGGGAGAGAGCGAACCATTTGGCACGGGGATCCTCCtcaaatgataaaaaagaggCGGCATCACGAGGTACCAAAGAAATGGGTAATACAGCTCATAGCCAAACGGACAGCAACATGTGCTACCAGAATTATCAACATTTTCACAGCTCAGGGTACCACCTCCAGAAGGAACTGAACGAGGAAATCCTATTAACAACTATATGTCGAAAGAATGAGCAGACCTTTTTCATTAACTCGCACGAGGTGGGAGTGAGCAAGTCGTGTCTCAGTCCCATATGCTGCATTGGGAACTGCCGATCTGTCAGTGGCGAGTTTTTGTCTCCCTTCGGTTTTTACAAGTTTGTGCGGGTCGTTTTTGGGGACGTTACGGATGAACAGGTCGCCCAGTTTCACCGCTCCCTTCCATGTTAA
- a CDS encoding signal peptidase, putative (encoded by transcript PVX_098665A), with protein MDNVLNRLNVLSYSMALCFFTLCLFNYGTSFYLFDEKEMSTSIKVKSVKRLVYNRHIKGDEAVLSLDLSYDMSKAFNWNLKQLFLYVLVTYETPEKVKNEVIIQDYIITNKKMAKKTHKNFFTKYSLKDYNNGLRNNNINLQVCYKYMPIVGLSRSYEGAKISYKLPAEYFDNLSANYPLYYPDK; from the coding sequence ATGGACAACGTGCTGAATAGGCTAAACGTCCTTTCCTATTCCATGGCCTTGTGCTTCTTTACCCTGTGCCTTTTCAACTATGGAActtccttttatttattcgACGAGAAAGAAATGTCGACGAgtataaaagtaaaaagtgTGAAGAGGCTGGTGTATAACCGGCACATAAAAGGGGACGAAGCTGTGTTGTCGCTAGACCTATCATATGACATGAGCAAAGCATTTAATTGGAACTTGAAGCAGCTGTTTCTGTATGTGCTAGTAACGTATGAAACGCCAGAGAAGGTAAAAAACGAAGTTATCATACAGGATTACATAATAaccaataaaaaaatggccaaaaaAACCCACAAGAATTTCTTCACCAAATATTCCCTTAAAGATTATAATAACGGGttaagaaataataatattaatttacaaGTCTGTTACAAATATATGCCCATTGTTGGTTTGTCCCGATCTTATGAGGGTGCCAAAATTTCGTACAAATTGCCTGCGGAGTATTTTGACAATTTGTCGGCCAATTATCCGTTGTATTACCCGGACAAGTGA
- a CDS encoding prefoldin subunit 4, putative (encoded by transcript PVX_098670A) encodes MANIKEAKYDLGLDMTVEDQKKIGKFTNLHFKQSVYEQKIKLMNESISNIDASIDEVSLVFDPQDVMLGIGDCFFSVDTEYMEKNLEQVKAEEKKNLRKLEAEYKNMLSEKQQLKTELYAKFGNRIDLN; translated from the exons ATGGCGAATATTAAAGAAGCGAAATATGACCTGGGGTTAGACATGACTGTAGAGGATCAGAAGAAAATAGGAAAGTTCACCAACCTACATTTTAAACAATCGGTTTACGAgcaaaagataaaattaatgaacGAAAGTATTTCCAATATTGACGCATCGATAGACGAAGTTTCTTTGGTGTTCGATCCGCAAGATGTTATGTTGGGCATAG GTGACTGCTTCTTCAGCGTCGACACCGAGTACATGGAGAAAAATCTCGAGCAGGTAAAAGccgaggagaagaaaaatttgagGAAGTTGGAAGccgaatataaaaatatgctaagTGAGAAGCAACAATTGAAAACGGAGTTGTATGCAAAATTTGGAAACAGGATTGACCTCAACTGA